One genomic segment of Luteimonas galliterrae includes these proteins:
- a CDS encoding HisA/HisF-related TIM barrel protein has product MNTPFAAVFEVYPAIDVRDGRVVRLAQGDYARETRYGDDPLALAQAYAAAGARWLHLVDLNAARAGGYTLATLLSRIKDTTALSVQTGGGVRGESDIERLLANGADRVVVGSLSASDPNRVAAWLGRYGSERLTIALDARCADDGRWFPATHGWTRQGRRTLGELVRFYTRSGLRHLLCTDIARDGMLSGPNLQLYALLRQWAPQVALQASGGACDLADVRSAREAGCAGIVLGKALLEGRIGLAEALAC; this is encoded by the coding sequence ATGAACACCCCGTTTGCGGCCGTTTTCGAGGTGTACCCGGCCATCGACGTGCGCGACGGCCGCGTGGTGCGGCTGGCGCAGGGCGATTACGCGCGCGAAACGCGCTATGGCGACGATCCTTTGGCATTGGCGCAGGCTTACGCCGCCGCGGGCGCGCGCTGGCTGCACCTGGTCGACCTGAATGCGGCGCGCGCCGGCGGCTACACGCTCGCTACGCTGTTGTCGCGCATCAAAGACACTACGGCGCTGTCGGTTCAGACCGGCGGCGGCGTGCGCGGCGAGAGCGATATCGAGCGCCTGCTCGCGAACGGCGCGGACCGGGTCGTGGTCGGTTCGCTGTCGGCGAGCGATCCGAATCGCGTTGCCGCCTGGCTCGGCCGATACGGCAGCGAAAGGCTGACCATCGCCTTGGACGCCCGCTGCGCCGACGACGGACGCTGGTTCCCGGCCACGCACGGCTGGACCCGGCAAGGACGCCGCACGCTCGGCGAACTGGTGCGTTTCTATACGCGTTCGGGCCTGCGCCACCTGTTGTGCACCGACATCGCCCGCGACGGCATGCTGTCGGGACCGAACCTGCAGCTGTATGCGCTGTTGCGGCAGTGGGCGCCGCAGGTCGCGCTGCAGGCGTCCGGCGGCGCATGCGATCTCGCCGATGTCCGCAGCGCGCGCGAAGCGGGTTGCGCCGGCATCGTGCTGGGCAAGGCCTTGCTCGAAGGCCGCATCGGCCTGGCGGAAGCGCTGGCATGCTGA